GGGCACCAGCTATCATACCAAAAGGAAGAGCTCCCATTACCAAACCGCACGCTAAAACCATTCTTAAGGACTTTCTTAGCTTTCAGAATGGACTGCTAGAAATACGACCCCTGATTCCCCTCATGAGACAACACAGAAGAGCCAGCAAGGTAGCGATCCTCAACCACCCGGATCCAAAACTTATCCTGCCGCTGCACTAAACTCCACAAATTTTTTCCCAACAAAGCCACATTATTCAACCGAGCACTACGTATACCAAGCCCTCCATACCGCTTTGGCTTCGTAATCGTTTCCCAAGCAACTAAAGGAATACCAGTGCCATTAGCATTCCCCCAAATAAAACGGCGAAAAACAGCATCAATTTGATCACAAACAGATTGAGGAAGCCAATTTAATTGCATCACATACACCGGAATGGCAGACAACACAGATTTGGCAAGAGTAAGGCGAGCCGGCTTATTCAATAAATTAGCCTTCCAATAGGACAGTCTAGAAGTGACCTGATCCACAATAAACGCAAAATCATCCCTCTTTACACGACCCTGATGAATAGGAAATCCCAGATACTTCCCTATGTTATCAGTGAAAGGAATAGTGGTAATCGAGACCAACCTGTCCTTTAAAGCACTATCCACACACCAGGAAGCCATTGCCTTGGACTtagcaaaattaattttaagccCAGAAGCATGACAGAATTCATCTAGCACTGACTGAAGTACCCTTATCTGAGATACCTCCGCTTTGGCAAACAACAAAACATCATCAGCAAAGAAAAGGTGAGAAATACCTAGACCCTCACGAGAGATGGTGACTGGCTTCCACCTTCCAACGCTAACCTCATGCTGAATCATATGAGCCAGTCGCTCCATACAAAGCACAAACAAATAAGGAGAAAGAGGATCGCCTTGTGAAGACCCCTAGTGGCACTAAAGGCTGGGAGTCTCACCCCATTCCAAATTAGTGAAAGAGAGGAAGACGATACACAGTGCATGATCAAACCAATGATTGGGACAGGAAAGCCAAAGTCCCTAAGAGTGCCCTCAAGGAAGCTCCAGTCCACCCGATCGTAGGCCTTCTCCAAGTCTAGCTTGAAAAGCACATTCCTGCTTCTCTTCTTTTTTGACCTCATAAAGTGAGCAACCTCCTGCAAAATGATGGCATTATCAAAAGTACCTCTGCCAGGAATGAAGCTACTCTGCAACGACCCCACGATATCCTGCAAACAAGGTCTCAAGCGAAGAACAAGGACCTTCGTGACAATTTTATAGAGGACATTACATAAACTTATGGGACGCAAATCACGGAAAGAGCCATGCACATCAACCTTAGGGATCAAGGCCACAAGAGTCTTCGAAATAGAGCTATCAAAGGAGCCTGTGACAAACGCATCTCTAACCAGCTGCCAAACACTATCTCCCACCGTATGCCAACAAGACTTGAAGAAGATGGCTTGGAATCCATCCGGCCCTGGGGCCTTAAAAGAACCCATAGTGGACACAGCTTCCCAAACCTCCTCTTTTGTAACAAGAGGAACAAGTCGCGCCACATGCTCATTACCCATCTTAGGGCACGCAAAAAGGGGACGAAGGGAAGGTCTAGTCGCCAAAGGTGAGCAAAACAGGTTTTTTAAAAATCGGATTGCCTCAGTTTGGAGCACCTGCTCATCCATACAAACCTCCCCAGAAGGCAAAGCTAGGGAAAAAATTTTACTCCTCCTACGACGGATGATAGTTTTAGCATGAAAGTACCTCGTATTGCGGTCTCCGAGAAGAACCTGCTGCTCCCTGGACTTCTGGAACCATAACAACTCCTCCTATGCTAGAGTTTGATCAAGCTCGACCTGAAGCTGATTATGAAGCAAAGATAAAGAAGCAGAATCCACGCGATCTAGCCTCAGTTGAATACCTCTGATACGAGCTTCTAGGATGCACTTCCTCTTAATAATATTCCCAAACACCTCCCTATTAAACGCCATATAGGCTGTTAAGTGGTAGGCGAGCGCTGATATGGCTTTATCCATgtcatttaattaaattttaatttcataaataattaattatttactttaattttaaaaaaacattaatccattatttttataataaacaaaataaataaaatttattaatgaacaataaatacaaaaaaagaGGTGAGATTTGGTTGTTTCTCGAtttctcttttccttctccttATTCAACATTTTCCATTCTCCCCTCTCTAGTGCTCgatttctctttttctctcacATCCCTTCTCATCCTTCCTCAAAGCTAATGACTCGGTGGAAAGGCACAACTACATGGCTCGGTGATGGTGATCTAAGGTTCGCCCTTTCGAGATCTTGaagatttttttctttcctcatCCTTTTGCTTTCTCCTTGTCCTTTTATGTTTGTGGATTCCTCATCTTTCTTGATCTTGGAAGAAAAATGGGAAAGTGAGTTGTTAACTTTCTTAGATTTAGAATTTCTGGGTTTCTTTGGAATTGGGTAAGGGAGGGATTGAGGAAGAAGTTGAAGAAAAATGTGGGTATTGAGCTTACGGGTTGTGGTTTTTTGCGGGTTTTAGGTTGGATGAGGATGAGGGGAATCGATGGTTAGGTTTTCGGTTGTGGTTTGCTACTATGTTTCTGGGTTGGATGAGGGGATACAAGATTTTGTGGCCTTTGGTTCTTGTTTGGAATTGAAATTGAATTCCCAATTAGGGTGCATGTTTTGTGAAGTTTACTTTTATTTTCAAATGTGTGAGAATTGGTCTTTTGTAAGTAATTTGGTGAGAGAGGTTGAGATGTGATGAGAAGAGGTTGGATCTAGATTTTTCCAGTTGTTATCTAGTTTGCATGTCAACAATAGTGTGGAGCTCCAGTGCTTGGACAAGGAAATGAGAAGGGATAATTAGCAAAACTTGAAGCGATAATCGTGTTTTCATGATGATGATAAATTTAGATAAAGGTAAGGAACTTAGCAAAGATGAAGATCTAGATTTTTAGATTCTAGGTTTTTCCTTTTCCATTATGGAATGAAACTTCATAAGCAAGTTTGGATTTTCACTAAATTTTGGATTTTTGTTGTTATCCTTTGTAAAACTTTGTACCTTATTTtagatatatagatagatgTGAGAAATGTTGCGAGAGCTTCCATCCTTTTTGTAAGCGGCGAAACAAAATATAGTTTCATATTCCATATTCTTATGTGTCGCAGCCGTTCACTCTTGAATTCATTCCTTCACGGCTTGCGAATGATCTCTTGCAACTGGGTTCCACATTCGTGGTTGCATGTTGCCACCCGTTCCAGATTAATGGGCGGAAGATATTGCCCTAAAAAATAACTCCAGCTGTTCCAAGAGTCTCCGTTAGTGGAACCCCATCCAGTAGAATCCCTATTTCACTCATCCCCTTCGTTAGTTGTTTGATCGGTATTTATGGCATACTAgtttttcctctttgttgttaTTGATTATGGATAAAGTATTTAAGCTGGACAAATTTGGTTAATGgggttttcattattttttttcttcatttttcataattttgtgtTCTGAGATTTTCACGAAGGAGAAGAATGGAGGATGAAAATGATGaagattatttttatttaattgtaACAATTAAGTTAGTAAAGTTCATTATGGATTAATTATatatgtgaaaataaaataacatgGATAAAGTCACGTCAGCGCTCGCCTCCCATTCAACAACCTCATCTGAGCTCCGCCGGCAAGGATCAAAACCATACTGGATACACTCGCAGGATGGAGATCAAACATTTTTTCGAGGAGGgaataaaattgaattttaatattaatatagagagtcagagactaatttgatgattaaccgTATGAGTAAACTTTTTAGTTTTTGGTTCCAATTTCCAAAGGCCCGCGGCAGCCGTACACGGTATAGCAACCTATACTATACACATACACCGTATTGAAATAGGTAGAGGCATCATAAATTAGATGCTCCCATACCATGACACCAACACTGACACAGTGCAAAGTATATGTACACACACCAATTCACCAACAAAACAGCAACACCCTTTTCCTTTGCCTTTGAGTTTGATTTCACACTTGGTTTCCTGATTTTCCCCCAATTAAAGCCACTACCTTTCCTCTCACAGTTCCAATAATCAATCAATTTTCATtgttagggtttttctttggAATGTGGAGGAGGGATTCCAATGGGGTCATCCAACTCAAGTCACCCACAATTCACCCCTATTCCTCATCATGATCACGATCCTCAACCCTCAGATCTCAATCACCTTGCTCAGGTTCATGATGATGCACTTGCTGGGGACCTACACAACAAGTTGGATTTCAAAGATGGGGATGATGAAACTCAGAATAAAGGTTCAAACTTTGAACCTGGACATGGACAATTGTATGATGAAGCTGCTGTCCCAGAACCTGTAAAGGAACAAAGGtctgatgatggtgctgatagCAATGAACAGTTGCATGATGAAGCTGCTGTCCCAGAACCTGATAAGGAGCAAAAGTGTGATGCTGACGATGAACAGCTGAATTATGAAGCTGCTGTTCCAGAACCAGGAAAGGAACAAAggtgtgatgatgatgatggtctTGGTAATCAACAGTTGAATGATGAAGCTGCTGTTCAAGAACCTTGTAAGGAGCAAAAGTGTGATGATGTCCATGATGGTGATGAACAGTTGTATGATGAAGCTGCTGTCCCAGAACCTTGTAAGGAGCAAAAGTGTGATGATGTCCATGATGGTAATGAACAGTTGTATGATGGAGCTGCTGTCCCAGAACCTGCCAAGGAACAAAGGTGTGATGATGAAGCTGATGTCCCAGACCTTGGTAAGGAGCAAAAGTGTGATGATGTCCATAATGGTAATGAACAGTTGTATGATGGAGCTTCTGTCCCAGAACCTGGAAAGGTACAAAGGTGTGATGAAGAACCTGGAGAGGAACAAAGgtgtgatgatggtgatgctaATGTAAAATTGTATGATGAAGCTGCCATCCCAGAACCGGGTAAGGAACAAAGctgtgatgatgatggtgctaaTCAACAATTGTATGATGAAGCTGCTGTCGCAGAATCTGGTAAGGAACAAAGGTGCGATGATGATGGTGCTAATCAACAATTGTATGATGAAGCTGCTGTCCCAGATCCTGGTATGGACCAATGGTATAATGATTATTATGATGGTTGGAATGGTGGTGATGAGGGCTATAATTGGATTGAGAATGCGAGTGAGAGTTGGAATAATATGGGGGATGGAGATGTTGTTTATGGAGTGGAGGGTAGTGAAGTGGAGAACAATGATGAAAGAAGCAGTGGTAGAGCTCAACAGTACCCGTTGAGGCCTGATGCTGAAGACTGTGCATTTTATCTTAGGACTGGGACGTGCAAATTTGGATTCAATTGCAGGTTTAATCACCCGGTTAGGCGCAAAAGCAAGGTGTTTCTTTTGTTCCTCTCTCTAGCACACTATTACTCATTACTGTGTGTCGTTGCATTGGATGTTTAGTAGTATTGCATCCATCCATTTCActaaacatgatattttaaccCAAAATCTCTTCTTATTTTTTGTGTGTATTTTACGGCCGCATGTTATTGTTTGAATAACTGGATTGAGAAGAGTGGTATTTTTCCTTTGCTGAAGATGGTAAGCTTGAATGAAAGGACTGGTACAGTGGTACTAACTGTTCATCATGGCCGATATTCAATGGTGAATTGTAATTTCCAAAGCAATTGCTTGGTAATATGCTTTGAAATATCTTTTTGAGATTTCTCGTTGCCCTATATAGCTTGCATATAGTTGAAAAAGCTGTCCTTGTTTTGTGAGGTCTCCTATGTTGCATTTCTTTAATTATCTTTGCAAGGATAAAGAGAAAGGGGATAGTATTAGCTTTAAATGATTGGAGCTATGTGGTGATTGAGCAATTTGTATCTCTTGCGCATTTTATGATTGGGAACATATTATACCATGCTCACTTCTTAGAAGCTTGTTCTGTGTTTTAATGTTTCAACACTAAATGAAGGCTGTTAAAGAGGTGGGAGAAAGAGATGACACTGAGGAAAGATCAGGACAGACAGAATGCAAGGTATTGTAAAAATTATGGTGTTATATTCCGTTGCAAACTTTGGGTATGTTTGTTTTTGCACTAGTCTTCCGTTTTTTACGCTGGAATGCCAAATTCATTATTCCAATATACCAAACGTGGTAGGAGGTCCAGCCTCTTCTAACTGAAAAATATTGTATTATATGAATGTCTTAACTTTCTCTTATATCATATGTTGATCTGATATCCACTTGTAACTATTAAAACGCAAGTTCCCTGACCATGGAATTTAATTTAGCCTGGAAGATTGTGGAAGGTTAAGTCAAGGAAGTTTAACCATACACGTACTTTTATGTTCATCATTTCCCTTGGTTAAACTAAGGTCATGTATTATTTGTTTGTTGCAAGTTGAATGTTGAGTGCTTTCATATTATTGCACGTTGTAATACCTATGCCATTAGGGGAGACGGGCTAGTTTAAACTATCATGTATTCTTGGGTTTGACCGAGTGAATGATCTAAGAAAAATAATTCTTATTAGAATTCCTTGATTAATATGCAAAGTTCAATAGTTGTTAGGTGCCTGATAGTTGTGTGATATCATTCTTTTGGTTATACATTTATATTAGGAATTAGTCTATACAGTATTCACTAGCCATGGATTGGTGATGCAAAGAGAAAATGCAATGATGATGGATCATCGTGTACTAGTCGGAGGTGTACTTTCCATGATGCCATATCTTGGGTCGTTGtaaagggtttttttttttaatatctttTTTTACTCATGGTGGCCTAGTGGAAAATGATTTTGTTCATGTATGCTGGCCTAACTGTGCTATATTGAAAAATGATGGATCTCGTGAGACAAATTTTTGCTGAAGAATGCTTGTATGTGATGTTAATTTTTAATCTCTTTCCTAATCCATGTCTTAACTATTAAACTTATCCTACTGTTTAGTACATGTTTATGacgcttttttttctttcctaatGTAATGGCAGTATTATCTAAGATCTGGGGGTTGTAAGTTTGGAAAAGCGTGTAAATTCAACCACACTCGAGAAGAGAATTCATCAGCCCCAGATATAGAGCTTAACTTCCTAGGGCTGCCTATTCGCTTGGTATAATCTTAGTTTCTTACTCAGCAAGTTATTCTGAAAGTTTGTGAAGActatttttgtctttttttgCTGTCTTAAATACTTGTACCTGAAATTTTCATGTAATTATTTTCATGAaagggagaaaaagagtgcCTCTATTACATGCGCACTGGCTCTTGCAAGTTTGGAGCAAACTGCAAGTTCAATCATCCTGATCCTACAGCTGTTGGAGGATGTGATACCCCTTCAGGGTATAGCACTAATGGAAGCTCTATTTCATTACAAGGTGTATCACAATCATCTATACCCTCCTGGTCTTCTACTAGGACATTAAAGGAAACTTCTCTTGTGCCAATTATACTTTCACAAAATTCTGGGGTTTCTCACCAAAGTTCTGAATGGAGTGGATATCAGGTAGGTCAATAGATTTAATGCTAATAACCATCTGGCAATGGACATTCCATTATATTATCGTACATGATGACACACTAGTCTGCCAATTTTCTACCACCTTGTTAATAATGTTTTCAGTTGCGAGATAGTCACCTAGCTGTTTCCTGATGCACACATGTCAATAATTCCTTTGCCTTATTTCTACACTGAATAATTCTGGAATGAATTATAAGCTGCTTAAAGATTGTAATTTATATTCCCATCATCAGT
This is a stretch of genomic DNA from Lotus japonicus ecotype B-129 chromosome 1, LjGifu_v1.2. It encodes these proteins:
- the LOC130728559 gene encoding zinc finger CCCH domain-containing protein 43-like; translation: MGSSNSSHPQFTPIPHHDHDPQPSDLNHLAQVHDDALAGDLHNKLDFKDGDDETQNKGSNFEPGHGQLYDEAAVPEPVKEQRSDDGADSNEQLHDEAAVPEPDKEQKCDADDEQLNYEAAVPEPGKEQRCDDDDGLGNQQLNDEAAVQEPCKEQKCDDVHDGDEQLYDEAAVPEPCKEQKCDDVHDGNEQLYDGAAVPEPAKEQRCDDEADVPDLGKEQKCDDVHNGNEQLYDGASVPEPGKVQRCDEEPGEEQRCDDGDANVKLYDEAAIPEPGKEQSCDDDGANQQLYDEAAVAESGKEQRCDDDGANQQLYDEAAVPDPGMDQWYNDYYDGWNGGDEGYNWIENASESWNNMGDGDVVYGVEGSEVENNDERSSGRAQQYPLRPDAEDCAFYLRTGTCKFGFNCRFNHPVRRKSKAVKEVGERDDTEERSGQTECKYYLRSGGCKFGKACKFNHTREENSSAPDIELNFLGLPIRLGEKECLYYMRTGSCKFGANCKFNHPDPTAVGGCDTPSGYSTNGSSISLQGVSQSSIPSWSSTRTLKETSLVPIILSQNSGVSHQSSEWSGYQAPGYLSERSMHPPSTYVMNNPASETTIYMHHQKKMPAYDFPERPGEPGCSFFLKTGDCKFKSNCKFHHPKNRITRVPPCSLSDKGLPLRPDQNVCSQYSRYGICKFGPACRFDHPRNPPPSTMPVLDQQSSFSGSGGASDVIIQQHM